Part of the Clostridiaceae bacterium genome is shown below.
TATTAGTAAAAGATCTTACATATGAAGAGTTGCTTAAATGCGATGTTTCCGGTCAATTCAAAGGAAAGTACGGATTTCAGAAAATACCAACATTAGAACAGTATTTTGATTTAGTAAAAGACCATAACTTTTTATCTATCCTTGAATTAAAAACTACTATTTTTGAATATCCAGGCATAGAGGAAGCTGTTATTAGAATGATTTATGATTACAAGCTGGAGCAAAAAGTTATAATTTCTTCTTTCAACCACTATACCCTGCTTCGCTGTAAAGCAATAGCTCCCCAGCTTTCTTATGGCATACTTTATGAATGCCGTTTAGTGGAGCCACAAATTTATGCCCAACTTTTGGGAATGTCATATCTACATCCAGACTATCATTTTCTCAATGATAATGAAATCGCAAAATGCAAAAAAGTTGGGATTGGTTTAAACGCCTGGACAGTGGACAATGAAGCTGACATGATTTATCTGCTGCAGCAAGGTATTGACGCTATTATGACAAACTATCCTGATAGGCTTATAGAATTGAAGAAGAAATGTGTTTAGGCAATAATGCTTGAGGAGAGATTTAAAAATCCTTTGGGTTAATAAAATTCATTTAAAGAATTCCAGAACAAAATATATTTGTGTCTTGGAATTCTTTGTTTTTCCGGAAAAATTATGAATAATGCGGATTTTCTTT
Proteins encoded:
- a CDS encoding glycerophosphodiester phosphodiesterase, with translation MTKIIAHRGFSGLYPENTILAFKKALELGADGAELDIQLTKDNILVVFHDESLLRFTGEDLLVKDLTYEELLKCDVSGQFKGKYGFQKIPTLEQYFDLVKDHNFLSILELKTTIFEYPGIEEAVIRMIYDYKLEQKVIISSFNHYTLLRCKAIAPQLSYGILYECRLVEPQIYAQLLGMSYLHPDYHFLNDNEIAKCKKVGIGLNAWTVDNEADMIYLLQQGIDAIMTNYPDRLIELKKKCV